In Nostoc sp. UHCC 0926, a single genomic region encodes these proteins:
- the glgX gene encoding glycogen debranching protein GlgX — MYVSIWPGNVYPLGASWDGKGTNFALFSENATGVELCLFDVDNHEIRLPLTEKNNFVWHAYLPGVGPGQRYGFRVHGHWAPEAGHRFNPNKLLIDPYAKAIDGEINESSAIFGYSLDASEEDLAFSDLDNAQIMPKCVVVDQSFDWGDDKPLGRPWHETIIYETHVKGFTKLHPEIPEELRGTYAGLGHPAAIQYLQQLGITSVELMPVHHFLSSPGFLVNKGLKNYWGYDSINYFTPHSGYSASGSLGEQVTEFKQMVKDLHFAGIEVILDVVYNHTGEGNHLGPTLSLRGIDNSVYYRLIKDNSRYHMDFTGCGNSLNVRHAQVLKLIMDSLRYWVTEMHVDGFRFDLASALARELYEVDNLAAFFDIIHQDPVLADVKLIAEPWDLGEGGYQVGNFPLRWSEWNGRYRDTVRDFWRGEDDSLGEFAYCFTGSPDLYQANGRNPSASINFVTAHDGFTLNDLVSYNQKDNQANGEDNRDGESHNRSWNCGVEGETLEPDVIRLRERQRRNFLATLMLSQGIPMLLGGDEIGFSQKGNNNVYCQDNELSWRDWSLQKSNAELLDFTRELINFRHQHPVFRRRKWFQGRAIHGLGISDIGWFNADGSEMTQKQWLVSYAKAMEIFLNGEGIVTPGPRGERIIDESFLLFFNAHYEMIEFALPNVFQDREWEIIIDTNESRFLNSGKLIMGEQTVPVTDRSLMLLRRVSL; from the coding sequence ATGTATGTATCTATATGGCCTGGAAATGTATATCCCTTGGGTGCTAGTTGGGATGGCAAAGGCACAAACTTCGCTTTGTTTTCCGAAAATGCAACAGGTGTAGAACTTTGTTTGTTTGATGTTGATAATCACGAAATTCGCTTACCTTTAACAGAAAAAAATAATTTTGTTTGGCACGCTTATTTACCAGGAGTGGGGCCCGGACAACGCTATGGGTTTAGAGTCCATGGCCATTGGGCCCCAGAAGCTGGTCATCGCTTTAACCCTAATAAACTACTAATTGATCCCTATGCCAAGGCAATTGATGGGGAAATTAACGAGAGTTCAGCTATTTTTGGCTACTCTTTAGATGCATCAGAAGAAGACCTAGCTTTTTCCGATTTAGATAATGCCCAAATTATGCCAAAGTGTGTTGTTGTTGATCAGTCCTTTGATTGGGGAGACGACAAACCACTTGGTAGACCGTGGCACGAAACTATTATTTATGAAACTCACGTTAAAGGTTTTACTAAGCTACACCCAGAAATTCCAGAAGAATTACGTGGTACTTATGCAGGGCTGGGACATCCAGCGGCAATTCAATATCTCCAACAACTAGGAATCACATCTGTAGAATTGATGCCTGTACATCACTTTTTATCTTCTCCAGGATTTCTGGTAAATAAAGGACTCAAAAACTATTGGGGTTACGATTCCATTAATTATTTCACACCCCACTCCGGTTACAGTGCTAGTGGCTCACTCGGAGAACAAGTGACCGAGTTTAAGCAGATGGTAAAGGACTTACACTTTGCTGGCATTGAAGTAATTTTAGATGTAGTTTATAACCACACTGGCGAAGGCAATCATTTAGGGCCAACATTGTCGCTGCGAGGTATCGATAATAGTGTGTACTACCGCTTGATCAAAGATAACTCTCGTTACCACATGGACTTCACAGGTTGCGGCAACTCTCTGAATGTGCGTCATGCCCAAGTTTTGAAGTTAATCATGGATAGTCTGCGCTATTGGGTAACAGAAATGCATGTTGATGGCTTTCGCTTTGATTTAGCTTCGGCATTAGCGCGAGAACTATATGAAGTAGATAATCTCGCAGCTTTTTTTGATATTATTCATCAAGATCCAGTTCTGGCAGATGTGAAGCTGATTGCTGAACCTTGGGATTTAGGAGAAGGCGGTTATCAAGTTGGCAATTTTCCTTTACGTTGGTCTGAATGGAATGGCAGGTATCGTGATACTGTGCGGGATTTTTGGCGTGGTGAAGATGATAGCCTCGGAGAATTTGCTTACTGTTTTACTGGTAGCCCTGATCTTTACCAAGCAAACGGGCGCAATCCCAGTGCCAGTATTAATTTCGTCACTGCTCATGATGGCTTCACGCTCAATGATTTGGTCAGCTACAACCAAAAGGATAATCAGGCCAACGGCGAAGATAACCGGGATGGGGAAAGCCATAACCGATCTTGGAATTGCGGTGTAGAAGGAGAAACCCTTGAGCCAGACGTGATTCGCTTACGGGAACGTCAGCGGCGCAACTTTTTAGCAACTTTAATGCTATCTCAAGGCATACCCATGCTACTAGGAGGAGATGAAATTGGTTTTAGTCAGAAGGGTAACAACAATGTCTACTGCCAAGATAATGAACTTTCCTGGCGTGATTGGAGTTTACAAAAGTCTAATGCCGAACTACTAGACTTTACCCGCGAACTGATTAATTTTCGTCATCAGCATCCAGTATTTCGCCGGCGTAAGTGGTTTCAAGGCCGTGCGATTCACGGTTTGGGTATTAGTGATATTGGTTGGTTTAATGCCGATGGTAGTGAAATGACCCAAAAGCAGTGGCTAGTTAGTTATGCCAAAGCTATGGAAATCTTCTTGAATGGCGAGGGCATTGTTACTCCTGGCCCTCGCGGTGAACGTATTATTGATGAGAGCTTTCTACTATTTTTTAATGCTCACTACGAAATGATTGAGTTTGCCTTACCCAATGTTTTCCAGGACAGGGAATGGGAAATAATTATTGACACCAACGAATCTCGCTTTCTTAACTCAGGAAAATTGATTATGGGTGAGCAAACTGTGCCAGTTACAGACCGCTCTCTCATGCTGTTACGTCGTGTTTCTTTGTAG
- a CDS encoding hemolysin family protein: MNSQLNLVTASKLLALIFLVLANGFFVAAEFALVVLRRSRVEQLVAEEHPQAKALQRAVNNLDSYLAATQLGVTMSSLGLGWIGEPALAVLVEPAFHWLPKSLALLSAHTLSVIVAFIIITCLHIVLGELAPKSLALQRTEGTAFAVINLLELYLAVFRPAVEGLNNIGNFVLKLIGLQPGNAEQLFHSTEELKLLVAASHEAGLLGSAEQDVVERVFSIGDRRVSAFMTPRTEMEWLNIDQPLEIVRHQVIKSMHYFFPVGQDSVDNLLGVVQTKEFLAHNPTQPIELQALLKPLLYVPESMNALKLLDLFKKSGTHIALIVDEYGVTQGLVTLTDIIEAIVGDIPSSEELTDPEIVQREDGSWLLDGLLPIDELKEILNIKKLPPQAGINYQTLGGFIVNQLGHIPSTAEYFEWAGLRFEVIDLDGNRVDKVLVARVSTHSKAV, encoded by the coding sequence ATGAACAGCCAACTTAATTTGGTTACAGCAAGCAAGTTACTAGCCCTAATTTTCTTGGTACTAGCCAACGGCTTTTTTGTAGCAGCAGAATTTGCCTTAGTCGTTTTACGTCGTAGTCGTGTCGAGCAGCTAGTTGCTGAAGAACATCCTCAGGCAAAGGCTTTACAACGTGCAGTCAACAACTTGGACTCTTATCTTGCAGCAACTCAACTTGGCGTTACTATGTCTTCTCTGGGCTTAGGTTGGATTGGAGAACCAGCACTAGCTGTACTCGTTGAGCCGGCTTTCCACTGGCTGCCAAAATCCTTGGCCTTGTTGAGCGCCCATACCCTATCAGTGATTGTAGCATTCATAATCATTACCTGTCTCCATATCGTTTTGGGAGAATTAGCTCCTAAGAGTCTGGCACTTCAACGTACAGAAGGCACTGCCTTCGCTGTGATTAATCTGTTAGAACTATACTTAGCTGTATTTCGCCCAGCTGTCGAGGGTTTGAATAATATCGGAAATTTCGTTCTCAAACTTATCGGCTTGCAACCAGGAAATGCCGAACAATTATTTCATTCTACTGAAGAATTGAAACTTTTAGTCGCAGCTAGTCATGAAGCAGGTCTATTGGGGTCAGCCGAACAAGATGTAGTGGAGCGAGTGTTTAGTATTGGCGATCGACGAGTTAGTGCGTTTATGACACCACGTACAGAGATGGAATGGCTTAACATTGATCAGCCGCTTGAAATAGTCCGCCATCAAGTCATCAAAAGTATGCATTATTTCTTTCCAGTTGGACAGGATAGCGTTGATAATTTATTAGGTGTTGTACAAACCAAAGAATTTTTAGCCCATAATCCAACTCAACCGATTGAATTGCAAGCCTTATTAAAACCACTCTTGTATGTGCCAGAAAGCATGAATGCTTTGAAACTCCTAGATTTATTTAAGAAATCTGGGACTCACATTGCCTTAATCGTGGATGAGTATGGTGTGACACAAGGTTTGGTTACACTCACTGACATTATAGAAGCGATTGTGGGTGATATCCCGTCGAGTGAAGAGCTAACCGACCCTGAGATTGTGCAACGCGAGGATGGATCTTGGTTGTTAGATGGACTATTGCCCATTGACGAGTTGAAAGAAATTCTCAACATCAAAAAGTTACCACCACAGGCAGGAATCAACTATCAAACTTTAGGGGGTTTTATTGTGAACCAGCTTGGACATATTCCCTCTACTGCTGAATATTTTGAGTGGGCGGGACTACGTTTTGAAGTAATTGACCTGGATGGGAACCGAGTTGATAAAGTGCTAGTTGCCCGTGTAAGCACTCATTCAAAAGCTGTCTAA
- a CDS encoding lmo0937 family membrane protein, producing the protein MLGILWGIVVLLFAFWALGLAFHIAGNLIHIVLIVAIALAIYNFAKSRAM; encoded by the coding sequence ATGTTAGGTATACTTTGGGGAATTGTAGTTCTACTATTTGCTTTTTGGGCATTAGGACTCGCATTTCATATCGCTGGAAATTTAATTCATATAGTGTTAATTGTAGCCATAGCCCTTGCTATCTATAATTTTGCTAAAAGCCGTGCTATGTAA
- a CDS encoding transposase family protein, whose product MPRDRLFSLGAKRFDRRFHSETESLEDSGYQGISKLHTNGHLPQKKPKGGKLTKEQKQSNRALASRRVVIEHVNRRLKVFRILSQRYRNRRKRNGRALSFNCCDL is encoded by the coding sequence TTGCCTCGTGATCGCCTGTTTAGCCTTGGCGCAAAAAGATTTGATCGTCGTTTTCACTCCGAAACCGAAAGCTTAGAAGACAGTGGCTACCAAGGAATTTCTAAATTACACACTAATGGTCACTTACCTCAGAAAAAACCTAAAGGAGGTAAGTTAACCAAGGAACAAAAGCAATCCAACCGCGCTTTAGCGAGTCGTCGAGTAGTGATTGAACATGTTAATCGGCGTTTAAAAGTTTTTCGGATTTTAAGTCAGCGCTACCGCAATCGTAGGAAACGTAATGGAAGAGCGCTGTCATTTAATTGCTGCGATTTATAA
- a CDS encoding DUF6985 domain-containing protein, which yields MMKPPSSYYDAEFGQMRIEDNHWTLAQCAVLGDRCVPICLDFEQGQIGELSSLQREAIRQALALPPDVLRITAPLVLQNYDVYRDMIGDEEMPLLANPIQVWDEVTFSYIYVPPHVEYDLHIATFELIAECSWEPEHGLEVRFRNGVADDADQIGETGR from the coding sequence ATGATGAAACCCCCAAGTAGTTACTACGATGCTGAGTTTGGACAGATGAGAATCGAAGATAACCACTGGACTTTAGCGCAATGTGCTGTTTTGGGCGATCGCTGTGTACCGATTTGCCTGGATTTTGAACAGGGGCAGATTGGGGAACTTTCATCGCTTCAGCGTGAAGCTATTCGGCAAGCTCTAGCCTTGCCACCCGATGTGTTACGTATCACTGCTCCTCTGGTGCTGCAAAATTATGATGTATATCGTGACATGATTGGAGATGAGGAAATGCCGCTGCTGGCTAATCCCATTCAGGTCTGGGATGAGGTTACTTTCTCATATATCTATGTGCCGCCCCACGTTGAGTATGACCTGCATATTGCTACCTTTGAGTTGATAGCTGAGTGTTCCTGGGAGCCAGAACACGGCTTAGAAGTACGCTTTCGCAATGGAGTAGCAGACGATGCAGATCAGATAGGTGAAACAGGACGGTAA
- a CDS encoding ABC transporter substrate-binding protein, giving the protein MIQFNHANKTLMLFAAFLPLLGLYGCGQLASPQKTATVDLSQVTVVLGDQVGGTRALVEAANALEGVPYKYKWASFQGAAPLFEALRVGAVDTAPAGDLPVLAAAVGQTPLKILATRVSKGEGLGIIVQADSPIKGVADLKGKTVVVSSARGSVSQYQLYGALEEAGLKRTDVTVKFVLPTDAAAAFSSKRIEVWATFDPYFYVAQENGGRVLRDGKGINSGLSLITASDEALADPGKRAAIADFLKRLNKANDWAIANPDAYAQVYAKLSRLPLNTSKSITQRGARELRPVSDDDIRALQTVADRSYQDEILPTRIEVRSIANQSIWTK; this is encoded by the coding sequence ATGATTCAATTCAACCATGCCAACAAAACACTTATGCTGTTTGCTGCATTCCTCCCTTTGCTAGGACTGTATGGGTGTGGGCAGCTAGCCAGCCCGCAAAAAACGGCAACTGTTGATCTGTCGCAAGTCACTGTGGTGCTAGGCGATCAAGTCGGTGGCACGCGGGCCCTTGTCGAAGCCGCCAATGCACTTGAAGGTGTACCGTATAAATACAAATGGGCAAGCTTCCAGGGGGCAGCACCTTTGTTTGAGGCGCTGCGTGTGGGTGCAGTCGATACCGCGCCCGCCGGCGATCTTCCAGTTTTGGCCGCAGCCGTAGGTCAGACACCGCTGAAGATCCTTGCAACCAGGGTCAGCAAGGGCGAAGGACTTGGCATCATCGTTCAGGCTGATTCTCCCATCAAAGGCGTAGCTGACCTGAAGGGTAAGACTGTGGTAGTATCCTCGGCGCGGGGCAGTGTCTCGCAATACCAACTCTACGGTGCGCTGGAAGAGGCTGGTCTTAAACGCACTGACGTAACGGTTAAATTCGTGCTGCCGACTGATGCGGCTGCGGCTTTCTCATCCAAGAGGATCGAAGTGTGGGCGACCTTCGATCCCTACTTCTACGTGGCACAGGAAAATGGTGGGCGGGTGCTGCGCGACGGTAAGGGCATCAACAGTGGATTGTCGTTAATCACTGCAAGCGACGAGGCCCTAGCCGATCCGGGCAAGCGGGCGGCGATCGCTGATTTTTTAAAGCGGTTGAACAAAGCCAATGATTGGGCGATCGCAAATCCAGACGCCTATGCTCAGGTTTACGCGAAACTGTCGCGCTTGCCACTGAATACCTCCAAATCCATTACCCAGCGCGGAGCGCGAGAGCTACGCCCGGTCAGCGATGACGATATCCGTGCATTGCAAACCGTGGCTGATCGTTCCTACCAGGACGAAATCCTGCCTACACGGATTGAGGTGCGTTCCATCGCCAACCAAAGTATCTGGACGAAATGA
- a CDS encoding HD domain-containing protein, which translates to MSDSSTKRPIATYTRMADGTKEDYLLLQEHSKPLLNQVGDRALTLLVDLQESYPGNLIDRYQHSLQTATRAFRDEAQEEVVVAALLHDIGDLLAPENHAQLAAAILKPYVSPSTHWIVEHHGIFQGYYFWHHTGRDRHAREKFRGHPYFDCTTEFCHKWDQESFDPNYDTLPLTFFEPMVHRIFAREPWGQHTKQES; encoded by the coding sequence ATGTCAGACTCATCTACAAAAAGACCTATTGCCACCTATACAAGAATGGCAGATGGAACAAAAGAGGATTATTTGCTGTTACAGGAACACTCTAAGCCTTTGTTGAATCAGGTTGGAGATCGCGCCTTGACACTTTTAGTTGACTTGCAAGAAAGTTATCCAGGAAATCTGATTGATCGCTATCAGCATTCGCTACAAACAGCAACACGGGCTTTTCGGGATGAGGCACAAGAAGAGGTCGTGGTAGCTGCGTTGCTGCATGATATTGGTGATTTACTAGCACCGGAAAATCACGCCCAGCTAGCAGCAGCCATCCTCAAACCTTATGTGAGTCCATCTACCCATTGGATAGTTGAACATCATGGGATTTTCCAAGGCTATTATTTCTGGCATCATACAGGACGCGATCGCCATGCTAGAGAAAAGTTTCGAGGTCATCCTTACTTTGACTGCACCACTGAGTTCTGCCATAAGTGGGATCAAGAATCATTTGATCCAAACTATGATACTCTGCCGCTGACTTTCTTTGAGCCGATGGTACATCGGATCTTCGCTCGTGAACCTTGGGGTCAACATACAAAACAGGAATCATAA
- a CDS encoding HAD family hydrolase produces MPTELVIFDCDGVLVDSETLGNRVLVQLVAEFGLTLELEEAILLFKGCKMADCVAVIEQRLEQKLPQDFVVTQLRARTAEAFERELLPVEGIEAALDEINLPICVASSGPLEKIKLALRVTNLLPRFEGRIFSSYEIGSWKPAPDLFLYAAKNMGVQPSSCTVVEDSVLGVRAGVAANMKVLGYTNQSEATLLKSFGVTVFDSMCKLPCLLSHH; encoded by the coding sequence GTGCCAACAGAACTGGTTATTTTTGACTGTGACGGAGTATTAGTAGACAGCGAGACATTGGGCAATCGCGTTCTTGTCCAACTTGTCGCAGAATTCGGACTCACGTTGGAGCTTGAAGAAGCCATTTTATTATTCAAGGGTTGCAAAATGGCTGATTGTGTTGCTGTCATTGAGCAAAGGCTTGAGCAGAAATTGCCGCAAGATTTTGTTGTGACTCAGCTTCGTGCCCGCACTGCCGAAGCATTCGAGCGTGAACTGCTTCCTGTGGAAGGGATAGAGGCGGCTTTAGACGAAATCAATCTACCTATCTGCGTTGCTTCCAGTGGGCCATTGGAAAAAATTAAGTTAGCTCTACGTGTGACTAACTTACTACCTCGATTTGAAGGACGTATCTTTAGCTCCTATGAAATTGGAAGCTGGAAGCCAGCACCTGACTTATTCTTATATGCAGCTAAAAATATGGGAGTTCAACCTTCATCTTGCACTGTTGTAGAAGATAGTGTTTTGGGTGTGCGTGCAGGTGTTGCCGCTAATATGAAAGTTTTAGGGTATACCAATCAGAGTGAGGCTACTCTACTAAAGTCATTTGGAGTAACTGTCTTTGACTCTATGTGCAAACTGCCTTGTTTGCTGTCACACCATTAG